The bacterium genome has a window encoding:
- a CDS encoding NnrS family protein: MNKIFNKIAADPFRLFFPLGTLMALMGVLYWPLTLTGRMHEHTPWFHKQLVLFGFLFSFVIGFLGTAVPRFTAASLLSIGEVVILFLLWTGGVLGIFYENHLWTSLLIILTLIFLITTLAKRFLTRQKNPPPTFIFIPFGFLCLFLSQLLSFSSNPQLLTLSKNLFFQGTILFLLLGVGGFLIKSILGFGAILPQNPGDKMPDISFLNKSHTLLITLASLLFLSFFIEVYLHEKVGMCLKAFIASFFCFYQIQIHKKPTSGKLTAQTLRFSLWFLVIGLWGATLAPFQYRVSFLHLGFVGGFSLSTFAVATRVILSHTGNGHLLNQKYTPFTIAVILMSIGLLARFGADFVPAGYIHHLTYGAITWAIGVIVWSIFILAKTFSYKN; this comes from the coding sequence ATGAACAAAATTTTTAACAAAATTGCAGCCGATCCTTTTCGTCTCTTTTTTCCTTTAGGCACCCTTATGGCGCTTATGGGTGTTTTGTACTGGCCACTCACGCTAACAGGCCGTATGCATGAGCACACCCCCTGGTTTCACAAACAATTGGTACTTTTCGGTTTTTTATTTTCTTTTGTTATAGGCTTTTTAGGCACGGCTGTTCCCCGCTTTACAGCGGCCAGCCTTCTAAGCATTGGTGAAGTCGTTATTCTTTTTTTACTATGGACAGGCGGTGTATTGGGTATTTTTTACGAAAATCATTTATGGACCAGCTTGCTTATAATCCTAACCCTTATATTTTTGATAACAACTCTTGCCAAACGTTTTTTAACTCGGCAAAAAAATCCACCGCCCACATTTATTTTTATCCCGTTTGGTTTTTTGTGTCTTTTTTTATCTCAACTACTTTCTTTTTCTAGCAATCCTCAACTGCTCACCTTGTCCAAAAATCTTTTTTTTCAGGGGACCATACTTTTTTTACTGTTGGGCGTGGGTGGCTTTTTAATTAAATCCATTTTAGGCTTTGGCGCCATTCTTCCTCAAAATCCTGGCGATAAAATGCCAGATATAAGTTTTTTAAATAAATCACATACATTACTCATTACTTTAGCCAGCCTTCTGTTTTTAAGTTTTTTTATAGAAGTCTATCTTCACGAAAAAGTTGGTATGTGCTTAAAAGCCTTTATTGCCAGTTTCTTTTGTTTTTATCAGATTCAAATTCACAAAAAACCAACCAGCGGCAAGCTTACAGCCCAAACGCTCCGTTTTTCACTATGGTTTTTGGTAATTGGCTTGTGGGGTGCAACACTTGCTCCTTTCCAATATCGCGTTAGTTTTTTACACTTGGGTTTTGTGGGTGGTTTTTCGTTATCCACCTTTGCTGTTGCCACCCGCGTGATATTAAGCCACACGGGTAACGGTCATTTGCTCAATCAAAAATATACACCCTTTACCATTGCTGTAATTTTAATGAGCATTGGTTTACTAGCCCGCTTTGGAGCCGATTTTGTTCCTGCAGGATATATTCATCATCTCACCTACGGAGCTATTACCTGGGCTATTGGAGTTATCGTATGGTCAATTTTTATCTTGGCGAAAACTTTTAGCTATAAAAATTAG
- a CDS encoding SCO family protein — protein MKANLKKDQELTLPTLMMIAWLLFFLFSFSFIAGAADINTQSLYQYKTRLINQDNQSISFNVYEGFPVVATMFYASCTYSCPVLISSLKKMESDLKPDVKKNTRFLLISMDPSNDTPTVLKKVAEEQKLDLSRWTLSSPENDNTAREIANLLGVIYRKTPEGIINHNTMINLLDKNGSPLLSEEGLTDAVVHAKEALQK, from the coding sequence ATGAAAGCAAATTTAAAAAAAGATCAGGAATTAACCTTGCCAACACTCATGATGATTGCCTGGCTCCTCTTTTTTCTTTTTTCATTTTCATTTATTGCAGGAGCTGCCGATATAAATACTCAAAGTCTTTACCAATACAAAACTAGACTAATAAATCAGGACAATCAATCCATCTCCTTTAATGTATATGAGGGGTTTCCCGTTGTAGCCACCATGTTTTATGCCTCCTGCACTTATTCATGCCCCGTTTTAATATCGTCTTTAAAAAAAATGGAATCTGATCTTAAACCTGATGTAAAAAAAAATACCCGTTTTTTACTCATTAGCATGGACCCATCAAACGATACACCGACTGTATTAAAGAAAGTAGCCGAGGAACAAAAACTCGATTTATCACGATGGACTTTATCAAGCCCCGAAAACGATAACACAGCTCGAGAAATTGCTAATTTACTAGGTGTAATTTATAGAAAAACACCAGAAGGCATCATTAATCACAATACTATGATAAACCTGCTTGATAAAAATGGTTCGCCGCTACTGAGCGAGGAAGGTTTGACGGATGCGGTAGTTCATGCAAAAGAAGCACTTCAAAAATGA
- a CDS encoding formylglycine-generating enzyme family protein: protein MLKRCLIVALIIIGLGPQVGAKADELFNTPLVSIPQGTLKPFYPPSEKEKEIIVQPFKIQIYPVSQKQFLNFVLKNSQWQKSKISKLFADDNYLKNWKTDTKLGEFNPEGPIVHISWYAARSYCENLGLRLPTEAEWEYVAWATTSTPDGHADMEWRNKILEWYSNPTKNLGSVRIGEKNYYGVYNMHGLVWEWVDDFNANLTATDNRSGGEADKNKFCGAGSVAASEKDDYASFMRIAMRSSLKANYTTSNLGFRCAADNSQKL from the coding sequence ATGCTTAAACGTTGTCTCATTGTTGCTTTAATCATCATCGGCCTTGGCCCCCAAGTGGGGGCCAAGGCCGATGAACTTTTTAACACTCCACTTGTAAGTATTCCTCAGGGAACATTAAAGCCGTTTTACCCTCCATCCGAAAAGGAAAAAGAAATTATCGTTCAGCCTTTTAAAATTCAAATTTATCCCGTAAGTCAAAAACAGTTTTTAAATTTTGTGCTTAAAAACTCGCAATGGCAAAAATCAAAAATTTCTAAACTTTTTGCCGATGACAATTATTTAAAAAATTGGAAAACGGATACAAAATTGGGTGAATTTAACCCCGAGGGCCCTATTGTACATATCAGCTGGTATGCTGCCCGCTCCTATTGTGAAAATCTGGGATTACGTCTACCCACCGAAGCCGAATGGGAATATGTAGCTTGGGCTACAACAAGTACGCCCGACGGGCATGCCGATATGGAATGGAGAAATAAAATTTTAGAATGGTATTCAAATCCTACAAAAAATTTGGGTTCTGTTCGTATTGGCGAAAAAAATTACTACGGGGTTTACAACATGCACGGCCTTGTATGGGAATGGGTGGACGATTTTAATGCCAACCTAACTGCTACCGATAATCGTAGTGGTGGCGAAGCCGATAAAAACAAATTTTGCGGAGCAGGCAGTGTAGCTGCCAGCGAAAAAGATGATTACGCAAGCTTTATGCGCATTGCCATGAGAAGCTCTCTTAAAGCCAACTATACAACATCAAATTTGGGTTTTAGATGCGCTGCCGACAACAGCCAAAAACTTTGA
- the nirK gene encoding nitrite reductase, copper-containing, translating into MKTRLKFVMALVLGASLACSQSNQDTGGSAKGDFGPPKGEPVEAEITSAPAVPAPIKRDHPAKLVVHLEVKEVTKPIADGVEYTFWTFGGDVPGKFIRVRQGDTVEFHLQNHPDNKMPHNIDLHAVTGPGGGAASSFTAPGHESQFTFKALNQGLYVYHCATAPVGMHIANGMYGLILVEPPQGLPPVDREYYVMQGDFYTVGKYREKGLQPFDMQKAIEENATYVLFNGSEGSLVGDKAIKAKVGETVRLFVGNGGPNLVSSFHVIGEVFDKVYTEGGTKYQENVQTTLVPAGGSAIVEFKVEVPGTTILVDHSIFRTFNKGALGMLKVEGPDNKEVYSGKEIDSVYLADKAAPSTAVSVASEQMKKGNLTLDAQIKAGQNLFMGTCSTCHQADGKGVEGVFPPLAGSDFLNADKARTMGIVINGKSGPVTVNGKDFNSVMPPMSQLNDDEIANILTYVYNSWGNSGGQITPADVKAVRDQTTRPPGAAK; encoded by the coding sequence ATGAAAACCCGTCTTAAATTTGTGATGGCCCTTGTGTTAGGCGCATCCCTGGCTTGTAGCCAGTCAAACCAAGACACGGGAGGGAGCGCTAAAGGTGACTTTGGGCCCCCTAAGGGCGAACCCGTTGAAGCCGAAATTACCTCGGCCCCGGCAGTACCAGCCCCCATCAAGCGTGATCATCCCGCTAAATTGGTTGTTCATTTAGAAGTAAAGGAAGTAACAAAACCCATTGCCGATGGTGTAGAATATACTTTTTGGACATTTGGTGGTGATGTTCCCGGGAAATTTATCCGTGTACGCCAGGGTGATACGGTTGAGTTCCATTTACAAAATCATCCCGATAACAAAATGCCTCATAACATCGACTTACACGCGGTTACAGGGCCTGGCGGTGGCGCCGCTAGCTCGTTTACAGCACCGGGACATGAATCACAGTTTACCTTTAAAGCCTTAAACCAAGGTTTATATGTATATCACTGTGCTACAGCTCCTGTAGGCATGCATATTGCCAACGGTATGTACGGTTTAATTTTGGTAGAACCTCCCCAGGGACTTCCTCCGGTGGATCGCGAATACTATGTGATGCAGGGTGATTTTTATACGGTAGGTAAATATCGTGAAAAAGGACTTCAACCCTTTGACATGCAAAAAGCTATCGAAGAAAACGCCACCTATGTGCTCTTTAACGGATCTGAAGGTTCATTAGTTGGTGATAAAGCTATAAAAGCTAAAGTGGGTGAAACCGTCCGCTTGTTTGTAGGTAACGGTGGTCCCAATTTAGTAAGCAGTTTTCATGTGATTGGTGAAGTATTTGACAAGGTATACACCGAAGGTGGAACCAAATATCAGGAAAACGTGCAAACAACGCTTGTTCCCGCTGGCGGATCAGCCATTGTAGAATTTAAGGTAGAAGTACCAGGTACCACAATTCTGGTGGACCACTCTATCTTCCGCACCTTTAACAAAGGCGCACTCGGCATGTTAAAGGTAGAAGGCCCCGATAATAAGGAAGTATATTCAGGCAAAGAAATCGATTCGGTTTACTTGGCCGATAAAGCCGCTCCTTCAACCGCTGTTAGCGTTGCAAGCGAACAAATGAAAAAAGGAAATCTTACTCTGGATGCCCAAATTAAAGCAGGTCAAAACCTCTTTATGGGAACATGCTCTACCTGTCACCAGGCCGATGGCAAAGGTGTAGAGGGTGTCTTCCCGCCGCTGGCCGGTTCGGATTTCCTTAATGCCGATAAAGCACGCACCATGGGTATTGTTATCAACGGCAAATCGGGCCCTGTTACCGTGAACGGCAAAGACTTTAACTCGGTGATGCCACCCATGAGCCAGCTTAACGATGATGAAATTGCCAATATACTCACCTACGTTTATAACTCGTGGGGAAATAGTGGTGGTCAAATCACACCTGCCGATGTCAAAGCAGTACGTGATCAAACCACTCGTCCTCCGGGAGCAGCAAAATAA
- a CDS encoding hemerythrin domain-containing protein: MDSKNPIDHLKAEHDLILQFSSIFLHIVQNAETGAPIDLPTTRWMIHFLDFFVDHLHHTKEENILFKEAEKHGLMRNNGPIACMLHEHKTGRAYVKELFNLSNNPIDTPETRQHFIHLARGYLGLMGEHIYKENHILYPAIQQMLSPEEMANIQLRFECLNASELGQGRLDEIKLMLSLIEKQFYAVQPTQSKEIL; the protein is encoded by the coding sequence ATGGACAGTAAAAACCCCATCGACCATTTAAAAGCCGAACACGATCTTATTTTGCAATTCTCTTCAATTTTTTTACACATTGTTCAAAACGCAGAAACAGGCGCTCCCATTGATCTGCCTACCACACGATGGATGATCCATTTTTTAGACTTTTTTGTTGATCACTTACATCATACCAAAGAGGAAAACATTCTGTTTAAGGAAGCCGAAAAACATGGATTGATGCGCAATAATGGTCCCATTGCTTGTATGCTCCATGAGCACAAAACAGGTAGAGCTTATGTAAAAGAGCTTTTTAACTTATCAAACAATCCAATTGATACTCCCGAAACACGGCAACACTTTATACATCTAGCCCGCGGATATTTGGGGCTTATGGGTGAGCATATCTATAAAGAGAACCACATTCTTTACCCAGCTATCCAACAAATGCTGTCACCAGAAGAAATGGCTAATATTCAACTCCGTTTTGAATGCCTCAACGCATCGGAGCTGGGACAGGGAAGATTAGATGAAATTAAGCTTATGCTAAGCCTTATTGAAAAACAATTTTATGCAGTCCAACCAACTCAATCGAAGGAGATTCTATGA
- a CDS encoding cytochrome c has protein sequence MLSKSAAKTFFIVGTFICTGIFVVLTIDTFKKLPGRTHTANITAEVARGKDLWDKNNCMGCHTLLGEGAYYAPELTKVYERRGEAFIHSMLTDPSKMYPGERKMVQYNFSEQDKKDLIEFFKWIGNIDTNGFPAKPNLAQVALPVSDDKNSVAAIGTRPQIFNQMCVACHSLGGQGGQVGPSLDGVGSRRDIVWITRWLHDPLSVKPDAKMPRLPLSDEEITELAAFLSEVKN, from the coding sequence ATGCTTTCAAAATCGGCTGCGAAGACTTTTTTTATAGTAGGTACCTTTATTTGTACCGGAATTTTTGTTGTTTTAACAATAGATACGTTCAAAAAATTACCCGGACGTACTCATACTGCTAATATTACAGCAGAAGTGGCACGCGGGAAGGACCTTTGGGATAAAAATAATTGTATGGGGTGCCATACTTTGTTGGGAGAAGGCGCCTATTATGCACCGGAACTCACCAAAGTGTACGAAAGGCGTGGTGAGGCTTTTATTCACTCCATGCTCACCGATCCATCCAAAATGTATCCGGGCGAGCGCAAGATGGTGCAGTATAATTTTTCGGAGCAGGATAAAAAAGATTTAATCGAGTTTTTTAAATGGATCGGAAATATCGATACCAATGGTTTTCCGGCCAAGCCAAATTTGGCACAAGTAGCTCTTCCTGTTTCTGACGATAAAAATTCGGTGGCTGCCATCGGTACTCGACCCCAAATATTTAATCAAATGTGTGTTGCCTGTCATTCTTTGGGTGGTCAGGGTGGACAGGTGGGGCCATCACTTGATGGGGTTGGTTCGCGCCGCGATATTGTTTGGATTACCCGCTGGCTTCATGATCCCTTGTCGGTAAAGCCGGATGCCAAAATGCCCAGGTTACCACTTTCGGATGAAGAAATTACGGAACTTGCGGCGTTTTTATCGGAAGTAAAAAATTAA
- a CDS encoding cbb3-type cytochrome c oxidase subunit I, whose amino-acid sequence MKFKSQRVAYYFFAVCMLLLSLQLLYGFIMGFAHMGYDVLHSWIPFNAARATHTNLLVMWLLAGFMGSAYYIIPEECDTEIVSEKLAYVQLVALVVVGVTAVIGFHFNWWEGRKFLEIPRPLDYLVVVDVLLFIFLIGATLWKSPKKTTTSMVLFFGLLCAALLYLPGMIPTISQTVDSYWRWWVVHLWVEGVWELILGSILSFLLIKLTGVDREIIEKWLYVIVGFTFLSGILGTGHHYYFIGTPKYWLMVGGIFSALEPIAFLGMAIYAVAMMKKGGKTQDNKTAMLWTVGCAIMSFVGAGFLGFAHTLPQVNLYTHGTLVTAMHGHMAFWGAYAMLVLAIITYSLPIMTGRKLNDTGLNVFAFWTSNIGMIAMTLAFAVAGVSQVYLERRMGLDFLTVQKEIEVHFLGLVLAAALFTLGIGAFVVNFIRYGKPYFSKA is encoded by the coding sequence ATGAAATTTAAAAGTCAACGCGTGGCTTACTACTTTTTTGCGGTGTGCATGTTACTTTTGTCGTTACAGCTTCTTTACGGGTTTATTATGGGTTTTGCCCATATGGGTTATGATGTGTTGCATAGCTGGATACCCTTTAATGCGGCGCGAGCCACACATACCAATCTCCTTGTGATGTGGTTGCTGGCGGGTTTTATGGGGTCGGCCTACTACATTATCCCCGAAGAATGTGACACCGAAATTGTGTCGGAGAAACTGGCTTATGTGCAGCTTGTAGCTCTTGTGGTGGTGGGTGTTACAGCTGTTATTGGGTTTCATTTTAACTGGTGGGAAGGTCGTAAATTTTTAGAAATTCCACGCCCGCTTGATTATTTGGTTGTTGTGGATGTTTTGCTCTTCATTTTTTTAATTGGTGCCACACTATGGAAGTCGCCCAAAAAAACAACAACCAGCATGGTTCTCTTTTTTGGGCTTTTGTGCGCAGCCCTTTTGTATTTGCCGGGCATGATTCCTACCATCAGCCAAACAGTTGATTCGTACTGGAGATGGTGGGTGGTTCATTTGTGGGTGGAAGGTGTGTGGGAATTAATTTTGGGTTCTATTTTATCATTCCTGCTTATTAAACTTACCGGCGTTGATCGCGAAATTATTGAAAAGTGGCTTTATGTGATTGTGGGATTCACCTTTTTGTCGGGTATTTTGGGAACGGGGCATCATTATTATTTTATTGGAACGCCTAAATATTGGCTTATGGTGGGAGGTATTTTCAGTGCACTCGAGCCCATCGCCTTTTTAGGTATGGCTATTTATGCCGTGGCCATGATGAAAAAAGGAGGGAAGACGCAAGATAACAAAACGGCCATGTTGTGGACCGTGGGTTGTGCCATTATGTCGTTTGTGGGAGCTGGCTTTTTGGGTTTTGCGCACACCTTGCCGCAGGTTAATTTATATACTCATGGAACTTTGGTAACAGCTATGCATGGTCATATGGCTTTTTGGGGGGCTTATGCCATGTTGGTACTTGCGATTATCACGTACTCGCTTCCCATTATGACGGGACGCAAATTAAATGATACAGGCCTTAATGTGTTTGCTTTTTGGACTTCGAATATTGGGATGATTGCCATGACACTGGCCTTTGCTGTGGCTGGTGTGTCGCAAGTTTATCTCGAACGCAGAATGGGACTTGATTTTTTAACGGTGCAAAAAGAAATTGAAGTGCACTTTTTAGGTTTGGTTTTGGCTGCCGCTCTTTTTACGTTAGGTATTGGTGCGTTTGTAGTTAACTTTATTCGTTATGGAAAACCTTACTTTAGTAAAGCCTAA
- a CDS encoding CbbQ/NirQ/NorQ/GpvN family protein, protein MENLTLVKPKASPYYLPQGEEESVLTHAYRQKIPLLLKGPTGCGKSRFVEKMAHQLNRPLITVACNEDTSASDLVGRYLVKGGETVWQDGPVTRAIKTGSFLYLDEIAEAREDVVVLIHSLTDHRRELYIDRLNEVLKAPSEFMLLVSFNPGYQSALKEMKPSTRQRFIALNFNYPILEAEIKIVMAESACTEDVAKRLCKMALKMRAIENYEFRETVSTRLIVYAAKLIVSGLSPRLATTVAVSQVMTDDPEALAALNDIVSLTF, encoded by the coding sequence ATGGAAAACCTTACTTTAGTAAAGCCTAAGGCGTCGCCTTATTATTTGCCCCAGGGTGAAGAGGAAAGTGTGTTGACGCATGCCTACCGGCAAAAAATACCGTTACTTCTTAAAGGGCCAACCGGTTGCGGCAAATCACGCTTTGTAGAAAAAATGGCGCATCAACTCAATCGTCCGCTGATTACGGTTGCGTGTAACGAAGATACCTCGGCCAGTGATTTAGTGGGGCGTTATTTAGTAAAAGGAGGCGAAACGGTTTGGCAGGATGGCCCTGTGACGCGGGCTATCAAGACGGGTTCCTTTTTATATCTCGATGAAATTGCCGAAGCGCGTGAAGACGTGGTGGTCTTAATTCACTCACTCACCGATCATCGTCGCGAATTGTATATAGATCGATTAAATGAGGTGTTGAAGGCGCCAAGTGAGTTTATGCTCCTTGTTAGTTTTAATCCGGGTTATCAAAGTGCGTTAAAAGAAATGAAACCTTCAACGCGGCAACGTTTTATAGCGCTCAATTTTAATTATCCAATTCTGGAAGCCGAAATAAAAATTGTAATGGCCGAAAGTGCCTGTACTGAGGATGTGGCTAAACGTTTGTGCAAAATGGCTCTTAAAATGCGCGCGATCGAAAATTATGAGTTTCGTGAAACAGTATCAACCCGACTTATAGTTTATGCCGCCAAGCTTATTGTATCAGGATTGTCCCCAAGGCTTGCTACCACCGTTGCTGTATCTCAAGTTATGACGGACGACCCAGAAGCGTTAGCAGCATTAAACGATATTGTGTCTCTTACTTTTTAA
- a CDS encoding VWA domain-containing protein codes for MSLDEKIFGSVWNFFSTLKSNHEFPHAVYLKNVHERLTHFSSIVCGRPITLIPCVKTGSFDGITFYLPQVCNLYSELSLNYEAYLFRIMFSCSLWNEFSKPQALVVLPDDIKNYLILKLTADWPQFGALYMRLMGASLVEGVFPKNRDDFLFGKMPVWQKLDTLGEESTFGEATQKGGYDITIKDRPQQVELSSEPENPLVHSFEKVHTAEDYQGGNKNKDGSDSGDMSDALGEVEFDTVILTNQSAQGRVNVDSGFLLDNKSSELLPGKCTFVYPEWQTSKKIYKKEWCTVYENKTNGLRAELGDITLLKKMATQVAMNIAPNVRRFKKNEKEGEEPDLDGLVRYHADCLSKNVDEPRLYLKQKRMENNFALLFLADTSQSTEGWLGDVEIISLVREALMVSALSLQKAGLGQYALASFYSHTRHQCSFEIIKSFDDVMSLENEKRILLAIQALRPKGYTRIGPAIRHATHLLNKVSAKKRVLVVLSDAKPSDYDGYEGRYGFEDVLKASHEAKACGIGFSAFAFSHASQKKAHDLFGGKVFRASSIHQFARGLAQLMRELVVS; via the coding sequence ATGTCACTAGACGAAAAAATTTTTGGTTCTGTTTGGAATTTTTTTTCAACCTTAAAAAGTAATCACGAATTTCCACATGCTGTTTATCTTAAAAATGTTCACGAGCGATTAACTCATTTTTCTTCTATTGTTTGTGGACGTCCTATTACCCTTATTCCATGCGTTAAAACAGGTAGTTTTGATGGCATAACTTTTTATTTGCCTCAAGTGTGCAATCTTTATTCCGAACTTTCTTTAAATTACGAAGCTTATCTTTTTAGAATTATGTTCTCGTGTTCTTTGTGGAATGAATTTTCAAAACCTCAAGCTTTGGTGGTGTTGCCCGATGATATTAAAAATTATCTTATCTTAAAATTAACCGCCGATTGGCCACAATTTGGTGCGCTTTATATGCGGCTTATGGGGGCGTCGTTAGTAGAGGGAGTGTTTCCAAAAAATCGTGATGATTTTTTGTTTGGAAAAATGCCAGTGTGGCAGAAGCTTGATACGCTTGGCGAAGAGAGTACTTTTGGGGAGGCTACACAGAAAGGAGGATACGATATTACGATTAAAGATCGTCCACAACAAGTGGAGCTATCGAGCGAGCCCGAAAATCCACTGGTGCACAGTTTTGAAAAAGTACACACCGCCGAAGACTATCAGGGAGGTAATAAAAATAAGGATGGATCGGATAGTGGTGATATGAGTGATGCTTTAGGAGAAGTAGAATTTGATACGGTTATTCTCACTAATCAAAGTGCCCAGGGGCGGGTGAATGTTGATTCTGGTTTTTTGCTCGACAATAAAAGCAGCGAATTGTTGCCAGGCAAATGTACTTTTGTATATCCCGAATGGCAGACATCAAAAAAAATATATAAAAAAGAATGGTGTACCGTTTACGAAAATAAAACAAATGGCCTGCGTGCAGAATTAGGCGATATTACGTTACTTAAAAAAATGGCCACACAAGTGGCTATGAATATTGCGCCTAATGTTCGGCGTTTTAAAAAAAATGAAAAAGAAGGCGAAGAGCCCGATCTGGATGGTTTGGTTCGGTATCATGCCGATTGTTTGAGTAAAAATGTGGATGAGCCGCGCTTGTATCTTAAACAGAAAAGAATGGAGAATAATTTTGCTCTTCTTTTTTTGGCCGATACCAGTCAATCAACCGAAGGATGGTTAGGGGATGTTGAAATTATTTCGCTAGTGCGTGAGGCTTTGATGGTGAGTGCCTTAAGTCTGCAAAAAGCGGGCTTGGGTCAATATGCATTAGCCAGCTTTTATTCGCACACACGGCACCAGTGTTCATTTGAAATTATCAAATCCTTTGATGATGTTATGTCTTTAGAAAACGAGAAGCGGATTTTATTGGCCATTCAGGCGTTAAGGCCTAAAGGCTATACCCGTATTGGGCCCGCTATTCGGCATGCTACCCATCTATTAAATAAAGTTAGTGCCAAAAAGAGGGTGTTGGTGGTTTTAAGTGATGCCAAACCAAGTGATTACGATGGATACGAGGGGCGTTATGGTTTTGAGGATGTGTTAAAGGCGAGTCATGAGGCAAAGGCTTGCGGCATTGGGTTTAGCGCCTTTGCTTTTTCACACGCAAGCCAAAAAAAAGCACACGATTTATTTGGGGGTAAGGTCTTTAGGGCTAGTTCCATTCATCAATTTGCTCGTGGGTTAGCGCAATTGATGAGGGAATTGGTGGTGAGTTAA
- a CDS encoding Crp/Fnr family transcriptional regulator, with translation MHNDTNKEKLLRNCPLFNHILDTELQLLIKHSSIKQLDRGDFLYKAGNPATHAYVLLMGSAKLIRHHPDGKERIVHILLPGEIVGAAVALQGGIYPISTSILELSQCLEISREAFQSFFMPHPHIRELLMSQMAERLKQAHEDRVSTFDSVEKRIVYFLIDLLNRIKLSFPQTSRITVPLTRQDIADRVGSTVETVIRTLTQLEKQNLILTQNRLIEIPHIKKLALETGIEF, from the coding sequence ATGCATAACGACACAAATAAGGAAAAATTACTCAGAAACTGCCCTCTTTTTAATCATATTTTAGACACTGAACTGCAATTACTGATAAAACATTCAAGCATAAAGCAACTCGATAGGGGCGATTTTTTGTACAAAGCGGGTAATCCTGCAACGCATGCCTATGTTTTACTCATGGGGAGTGCCAAACTCATCCGCCATCATCCCGACGGAAAGGAACGCATTGTTCATATTTTATTGCCCGGTGAAATAGTGGGAGCTGCAGTAGCTTTGCAAGGTGGTATTTATCCTATTAGCACGTCAATTCTTGAACTATCTCAATGCCTTGAAATATCACGGGAGGCATTTCAGAGTTTTTTTATGCCTCATCCCCATATTCGGGAATTACTGATGTCGCAAATGGCCGAACGCTTAAAACAAGCCCACGAAGATCGAGTAAGCACCTTCGATTCGGTAGAAAAACGCATCGTTTACTTTCTGATCGATCTTCTAAACCGCATCAAACTCTCTTTTCCCCAAACAAGCCGGATTACAGTCCCACTCACACGTCAAGATATTGCCGATAGGGTAGGGTCTACCGTTGAAACTGTCATCCGCACCCTCACCCAGCTTGAAAAACAGAATCTCATTCTTACTCAAAACCGCTTAATCGAAATTCCCCATATCAAAAAGCTAGCTCTGGAAACAGGTATAGAGTTTTAA
- a CDS encoding cytochrome c family protein, producing MLPEIPKKVLAPLLLVVFCLLAFVGYSLYKVGDNTGYAPEQPIPFSHKRHAGDNKIPCQYCHANVDNGRPATIPAMNVCMNCHSVVKTDSPYIKKLHQLYNEGKPFDWVKVHDVPDHVYFNHMPHIKKGLDCAECHGDVANMAKIEQVKTLQMGFCIDCHRAKGAPTSCTTCHN from the coding sequence ATGCTTCCAGAGATTCCTAAAAAAGTTTTAGCTCCTCTTTTGCTTGTTGTTTTTTGTTTATTAGCATTTGTAGGCTACAGTCTTTACAAGGTGGGTGATAACACTGGTTATGCTCCCGAGCAGCCTATTCCGTTTAGCCACAAGCGCCATGCGGGCGATAATAAAATTCCCTGTCAGTATTGTCATGCCAATGTAGATAACGGACGTCCTGCTACTATTCCGGCCATGAACGTGTGTATGAATTGTCACAGTGTGGTTAAAACCGATTCTCCTTACATCAAAAAATTGCATCAATTATATAATGAAGGCAAACCCTTCGATTGGGTAAAAGTTCACGATGTACCCGACCATGTTTATTTTAACCACATGCCGCACATTAAAAAAGGTTTGGATTGTGCCGAGTGTCACGGCGATGTGGCCAATATGGCAAAAATTGAACAGGTCAAAACCTTGCAGATGGGTTTTTGTATCGACTGTCACCGCGCCAAGGGAGCGCCTACCAGTTGTACAACCTGTCATAACTAA